From the genome of Fundidesulfovibrio terrae:
TCCCCCTCGGCCAGGGCCAGCAGGATGGTCCCTCCGGGCGGGGCGTACCGTCCCGGGAGCCCGCTCAACTCCTCTTCGAAGCCTTGGAAGCACAAGGAAATGCCCAGTCCCTGGGAGTATTCCCGGAAAAGCGTCCGTATTTCCTCCAGGGCAGGGCCGCCGGTGGCATCGACAATCTTCACATCCATCCTGGTCTCTCTCGCGCGTTGCCGCAGTCGGGTGTCCCGCGCCGCGCCAAGTTCAGGGTTCGATGCCCGCCGCCTGCTTTCCAGGCGGGCGGCGCTTCTTGGAATCCTCGCCGCATTGGTGTAACGAGTGCTCCCACCTTCCGCAAGGCAACCGTAACAAGCCGAGGAGACTCATGAAGATCAAGTTCCTGGGAGCGGCCAAGACCGTCACCGGTTCATGCTACGTGCTGGAGACCGGCGGCACGCGCTTCGCCGTGGATTGCGGCCTGCATCAGGGCAACCGCGAAATCGAGGCCCGCAACGCCGACATCTCGGTCTACCAGCCCCGAAAGATCGACTTTTTCCTCATCACTCACGCTCACATGGACCACTCGGGGCTTCTGCCGCGCATGGTGCGCCACGGCTTTTCGGGCAAAGTCTTCGTCACCTCGGCCACCAAGGATCTGCTTTGGCTCATGCTCCAGGACAGCGCCCATATCCAGGAGATGGAGGCCGAATGGGCCAACCGCAAGAACGCCCGGCGCGGCGGCAAGCCCGTGGAGCCGCTCTACACCCAGGCGGACGCTGCGGCGGTCATGCCCATGATGCAGGTGATCGAATACAACGTGCCTTTTGAGCCCGCCCCGGGCGTCAAGGTGGTCTACCGCGACGCCGGGCACATCCTGGGCTCGGCCTTCATCGAGATATGGGTCACCGAGAACGGCACCGCCAACAAGCTGGTGTTCTCCGGCGACCTGGGCCGTCCCGACCAGCTGCTCATCAACGACCCGAAATTCGCCGAGGAGGCCAACTACCTCTTCCTGGAATCCACCTACGGCGACCGCGACCACAAGGATTTCGGGTCAAGCTTGGATGAAATGGCCGAGGCCATCTCCTTCTCCTACGCCCACGGCGAGAAGGTGATCATCCCGGCCTTCGCGGTGGAGCGCACTCAGGAGGTGCTCTATTCGCTGCACATGCTCGGCAAGAGCGGAAAGCTCCCCAAGGACATGCCCGTCTACGTGGACAGCCCCCTGGCCATTCGGGCCACGGAGGTCTTCCGCCAGCATCCTGAGTACATGGACGCCGACATCAAGAGCTTGCTCATAAGCGGCGAGGATCCTTTCACCCTGCCCAACCTCAAGTTCACCCTCACGGCGGACGAATCCCGGGCCATCAACACCGCCGACGGCCCGGCCGTGGTCATTTCGGCAAGCGGCATGTGCAACGCCGGGCGCGTGAAGCACCACCTGCGCCACAACCTCTGGCGCAAGGGCGCAAGCGTCGTGTTCGTGGGCTACCAGGGACAGGGCACGCCAGGGCGCAAGATCGTGGACGGAGCCAAGACGCTCAAGCTCCTGGGCGAGGACGTGCAGGTGGCCGCCAAGGTCTGGACCATCGGCGGCTTCTCGGCCCACGCGGGCCAGAGCCAGATTCTCGATTGGCTCAGGCATTTCAAGAAGAATGGCATGGAGGTGTTCCTGGTTCACGGCGAAAACGGGGCCATGAACACCTTGTCCGGGCTTATCGAATCGCGCTTCGGGTTCACGGTGCACAAGCCGGAATACCTCGAGGAATGCACGCTCAAGCCGGGACTGACCACGGCCGTGACCCTGGACACCGAGCGGGCCATGCCCAAAGTGGACTGGAGCTTCATCCTGGGCGACACCGAGGCCAAGTTCCAGTTGCTCAAGCAGCGCCTGGACAGGGCAGGGGAGCGCCCCTGGGTGGATCAGGTGGAGCTGCGCGACAGGCTGCTGGACGTCAACAAAGACCTGATGGAGCTGATTTCGCAGATGTAACGTTTTTCGCGGGAGGCATGCGCTCAAGATGTCCGGTCATGTGTGACCGGCGGGGCGCATGCCTCGCCCGAAGGTGCGCTCCGGTTTCGGTGGCAGGGCACCCGCCGGGAACAACTTCGTTCCGGGCGCTATATCTCAGCTCAACCTCCGGCTGATCTCTTCAAGATAATGAATACATTCAATTTGCGGCAACGCAGACCTTCACGCCGGATCCGGATTTCGACATGTATCCTGGCCCTGCTGTCGCTTGCCGTGCTCGGCGAAGTGTATCTCAGGATTTTCCCTTCGCCGGCCGTGCGGATTCAAGTGCTCGACCATCACAGGTTTCGTTCCGAAATAACCGCCGAGTATGATCCCGTGCTGGGGTTTCTCCTGAAAAAAGGAGTGGCGCTGCAGGGTTTTCCCCACAACTCACGTGGTTTCATCGGGCCGGAATTCGCCGTGCCGAAGCCGAGAGGGATTTTCCGGATTTTCTGTTTCGGAGGTTCCACGACGCTCGGCGCCGGAGTCGACTCGCCGATCTATTCCTATCCGGCGCTCTTGCAGGCCATGTTCGACAAGACTCCTCTTTCGGGAGGCAAAAAGGTCGAGGTGGTGAACGGCGGAGTGTTCGGATACCACTCGTTGCACACAGCCATACGTGCTTCATTCTATCCGGATGCGTACAGGCCGGACGCCTGCGTCATCATGGACGGGCTCAACGATCTGGATGCGGTCAGGGCGCTCACCCTCGATCAACTGTCTCGTTTCGACGCATGGAGAGGGTTAGGGCGGTCGTCCGGGAGTGATCCGGTCAGTGGAACTGCCTCCTGGGCCCTTGCGCTCCTGAAACGATCCATGCTGTTCGAGTTGGCGTGGGGCAGTGCTGTCTCAAGCGGCTACGAGCCCTTGGCCGGGTACGGCATAGAGAGGATAGACGAAAAATTCAGGCTTTTCGGGTATCGGGACAATCTTCAGCAAGCCATTTCGCTCTTGAGGGAAAAAGGTGTCGTGCCGGTGCTGGTGGACGAGCCCATGAGGATGGCTCCGGGCAGTAGCAAAACGGCTCCCGCATCCGTGCGGATCAACTCCGATCTGGAGGAGCTTCTGCGCTTCGGGCGCGAGAGAATCCGTAGTGAGAACGCTCTGCTGGCAGGCGAAAACGAGACCCTGCTCATCGATCCCCAGAGGATATTCGACGGCTTTCTGCACGACGCCAAGGCGGTTCGCAGGGCCTGGGCCGACGATCTGCACCTGACGCGATACGGATATTATCTCGTCGCACGGGAGGTCTACCGGAGTCTTCTGGAAGACAAACGAATTTGCCGGGAACTCGGAGCAAGCGGCCCCCTGCCGGATTCCGAGCTGGACAGGCTTTTCGACGGCATCATGGCTTGGCGCCCGGCGGACGGGGCCGGAAGGATTTCGGCCGAAAAAGCTCTCGATCCCTCCGGCATCACTGTGAAAGGCGCCGTGGATTCGGTACCGGACAAGGACGGTTGGGCTTTTTACGGCGTGGACGGTGGCGGAACGGAAGGGGAGATCACACTCACCCTGGATAGTGCCCCGGAAACGTTCAAGGTGTTCCCCCGGATTCTCGAGCGTGACGACAGTGTCGTTATCGAAAAGTTCGGCGTGAATGGTGAGAGAACGGAGCTTTTTGCGTTGAAGAAACCCGAGAATGACGACCTATGGAGTCCGGAATCGTCTTGGTACGAAGTGACGGTCCCCAGAGACGGTTTTCCGGCGGGGCGGTTGGTTATCCGGCTGACGGGGAAAAACGCGCAGCTCTGGCATGCTGGCCGAGCCATTCTCTTCCGATGAACGCCAGGCCGAGGAGCGCCCCTGGGTGGCCCAGGTGGAACTCCGCGACAGGCTGCTGGACGTCAACAAGGACCTGATGGAGATGATTTCGCAAATGTAGAACAATCGGCCTGGGGCTGCATCGCCATGCGGTCCCGGGACGGAATAGAGATATGGCCCTGAGATTCAAGACGTTGCGTCGCCTTGCACTTGTGAGCATGCTGGTCCTGACAGTGGTTGAGGTCCTATGCCGGACTTTGCCTCTGCCTGATCCGCGTTTCCAACTGCTCGACCATCATAAGTTCAGCTGGGAAATCAATGCCGAGACAGACAGACTGCTCGGTTTCAGATTAAAGAAGAGCATGACAGCGTACGGGGTCCGGCTGAACGCTTTCGGTTTTGTCGGACCCGAGTTCGAGGTTCCCAAACCGTCCGGAACCTTCCGCATCTTCTGCCTCGGCGGCTCGACGACGCTCGGTGTCGGCGCTGACGGCGACCGCTATGCATATCCAGCATTGCTCCAGCAGATGTTCGACAGGACGGTCGAGGGCCCCGCCAGGCACGTTGAAGTGATCAACGGCGGAGTTTTCGGGTACAACACCATCCATACCGCCCTCAGGGTAACCAAACGGCTCGACGCCTTCCAGCCGGACATGTACGTCATCATGGACGGCTTGAACGACCAGGGGCTGGCCAAGGCCTTGCCCCTGACGAAGCTGGTACGTCTGCGCAAAGCCCTGGACATCCCTTGGGAGCCCAGGCCGCCGTCATACGGTTTTCTGGCGGGAGTGGCGGATTCGCTGCCAAACCTGACTTCTTTCGTCATCCTGCGGGAGTACATCCTGGCGGCCTTGGGATATCAGGAGTCAGGCTACGGGCTGACGGACGTGTGCGGCAAGGTCGAGCTTCTCGGCTACAGGAAGAATCTTCAGGTAGCCATCAATCACGCCAAGAGGAAGGGGATAGTGCCCGTCCTGGTGGATGAGCCCATGCAGACGCCCGCGCTGGGGAACGACTGCGCGTCGCCCCCCGAAATCGGCAATCCGGACCTCGCGGAACTGCTCTCCCTGTGCGCCAGGACCATCTATTCGGACAACCGGGCTTTGTCCGAAGCCAACAGCGTCGCGCTCGTGGAACCCCTTGCCACACTCATGGGAGTCTCCCGGATGCCGGATACGCCGCGGGTCTGGGCCGACGACCTGCATCTGGCGCGTTACGGGAACTACCTGCTGGCGAGGGAGATTTACCGGAAGTTGATGGGGATGCAGGAAATCCAGGCGGCGACTCGATCGACGAGTCCTTTGCCGGACACGGTCCTGGACGGAATGTTCCAGGAAATCTGGAAGTAGAGCGCTCCGGAGGGTACGGTTGCAGCCCATCTTGGGCAAGGGCGCTGCCGTCCGGCGGCATGAACGGCCCCCGGAAAGAGGGGGCCTATTTCATGCGGTAGGTGATA
Proteins encoded in this window:
- a CDS encoding MBL fold metallo-hydrolase RNA specificity domain-containing protein — protein: MKIKFLGAAKTVTGSCYVLETGGTRFAVDCGLHQGNREIEARNADISVYQPRKIDFFLITHAHMDHSGLLPRMVRHGFSGKVFVTSATKDLLWLMLQDSAHIQEMEAEWANRKNARRGGKPVEPLYTQADAAAVMPMMQVIEYNVPFEPAPGVKVVYRDAGHILGSAFIEIWVTENGTANKLVFSGDLGRPDQLLINDPKFAEEANYLFLESTYGDRDHKDFGSSLDEMAEAISFSYAHGEKVIIPAFAVERTQEVLYSLHMLGKSGKLPKDMPVYVDSPLAIRATEVFRQHPEYMDADIKSLLISGEDPFTLPNLKFTLTADESRAINTADGPAVVISASGMCNAGRVKHHLRHNLWRKGASVVFVGYQGQGTPGRKIVDGAKTLKLLGEDVQVAAKVWTIGGFSAHAGQSQILDWLRHFKKNGMEVFLVHGENGAMNTLSGLIESRFGFTVHKPEYLEECTLKPGLTTAVTLDTERAMPKVDWSFILGDTEAKFQLLKQRLDRAGERPWVDQVELRDRLLDVNKDLMELISQM
- a CDS encoding SGNH/GDSL hydrolase family protein, whose protein sequence is MNTFNLRQRRPSRRIRISTCILALLSLAVLGEVYLRIFPSPAVRIQVLDHHRFRSEITAEYDPVLGFLLKKGVALQGFPHNSRGFIGPEFAVPKPRGIFRIFCFGGSTTLGAGVDSPIYSYPALLQAMFDKTPLSGGKKVEVVNGGVFGYHSLHTAIRASFYPDAYRPDACVIMDGLNDLDAVRALTLDQLSRFDAWRGLGRSSGSDPVSGTASWALALLKRSMLFELAWGSAVSSGYEPLAGYGIERIDEKFRLFGYRDNLQQAISLLREKGVVPVLVDEPMRMAPGSSKTAPASVRINSDLEELLRFGRERIRSENALLAGENETLLIDPQRIFDGFLHDAKAVRRAWADDLHLTRYGYYLVAREVYRSLLEDKRICRELGASGPLPDSELDRLFDGIMAWRPADGAGRISAEKALDPSGITVKGAVDSVPDKDGWAFYGVDGGGTEGEITLTLDSAPETFKVFPRILERDDSVVIEKFGVNGERTELFALKKPENDDLWSPESSWYEVTVPRDGFPAGRLVIRLTGKNAQLWHAGRAILFR
- a CDS encoding SGNH/GDSL hydrolase family protein; its protein translation is MALRFKTLRRLALVSMLVLTVVEVLCRTLPLPDPRFQLLDHHKFSWEINAETDRLLGFRLKKSMTAYGVRLNAFGFVGPEFEVPKPSGTFRIFCLGGSTTLGVGADGDRYAYPALLQQMFDRTVEGPARHVEVINGGVFGYNTIHTALRVTKRLDAFQPDMYVIMDGLNDQGLAKALPLTKLVRLRKALDIPWEPRPPSYGFLAGVADSLPNLTSFVILREYILAALGYQESGYGLTDVCGKVELLGYRKNLQVAINHAKRKGIVPVLVDEPMQTPALGNDCASPPEIGNPDLAELLSLCARTIYSDNRALSEANSVALVEPLATLMGVSRMPDTPRVWADDLHLARYGNYLLAREIYRKLMGMQEIQAATRSTSPLPDTVLDGMFQEIWK